Genomic window (Lycium barbarum isolate Lr01 chromosome 2, ASM1917538v2, whole genome shotgun sequence):
AAGTGGGAAATTTGCAGGATtacccttcgctgggggtggtctttaatttttacccctcaaaatggtggtctttaaattttgcccttcaggcagaatttacaTGGCACAGGCAGAATTTTCTGCATGTGCGGCCCAAATTCTGCCTTCGCTGAGCagattttcaaaattctgccttgagGTAGAATTTTGCAAAGTCTACCTTGCGAAATTCTGCcctgcgattttttttttttactgagctgggggttcaaacccacaacctcgggatgttaggcgaggggtaaaacttaaagaccactaatttaaagtgcaaaaattaaagaccaacccaaataaagggcaatccgcacaaaaaaaaattgataggtaggggtgtcaaaaaatataaaaaacCGACCGAACCTAATCATAGCGAAATGATTTATggtgttttttttaataaaaccgtgGATTTTTATTTAAGCTTATAACCGTCCCGAACAATTAGGGTGGTCTTTTTAATTTatacaaaaaatcaaaaaatttctGAACCGAATCGAATAGCcttacatgtatgaaatatattacaaatatgttaaattgaatatataaaatatattttataagttCTGTTTCAAACATAAAAAAGAATTTTGGCTGCTAAATTTTGGGCCTTTGGTTGATTGGATTTAGTTTCAAAAGGAtacctcatatacatagtcatCCAGTCATAGATTTAGATGATTCAAGTAGTCATTTTTGGTTATAGTTAGCGCCAACAGAAGTTTACCTCCATCTTGGTCTCCTCCACTATGTTGCTTGACGTATATGTATCAAATTCAAGCTGTGATTTCTGTGGCGTACAAGCTAATGTTTGTTTTGGCTCAATTCAACATTGTTGTCTTTGACAAGTTATTCTTCTCGTTGGTCAATCAGTGAGGATTCACGTCGCGATGATGTCATCGTTGTTGTCTTGCTACTAGATATAACACATTTCAGTTTAATTACTCTGTGTAGTTTTTTTAATAGCTTTTACATTAAATATTTCATAAGAAACAAATAGGTTTGTAGAAGTCTGTATCGTTACATTTTAATGTCGGTGTATTCTTAGGTGACACTTTAAAACTAAAATAACTgaaaattaaccgaaccgtaTTGATACCGAAGAAAAACCGAGATGATAGGACGATctcgaaaagtctaattttgatTATACGAAATAAAATAACCGAGAAATTGAAatgatttaattttttaaaataaccgACCGAACCGTCACATTGACACCCCTACGTCATCCACCCCTAACCAGAAATTTCAAAATCGAAGCCCAAtatgaaaaaaaagtgaaaaaccagaaaaagaaaaaagatctgAATTGGTCATGGAAAGATAAGAAGGCCGAAACCATTTTCCAGTTTCATTTGGAAAGGCCGATAACTTCGGTATAGAGAGGCCACGTCTATAGTTGTGTCCCCTGTATAGTCATAACGTGTTTCTCTCACAGAGCGCCACCTTTACCCTTAAACCATACTCTTATGCCTTATCATCACTCTATAATAAGACTGCAAGTTTATCTTATGCAAACAATAATTAACTAAGCAACCAAATAGTTCTCTTATATTTCTGTAACAAAAACAGTGTTTACTTCTTTTTAACCTTTTTAACTATGGAGGCTCAACAGCACCGTCCACAGGGTCATGCTTATGAAGAAGTGCTGGTTGACAAAGTTGGATTAACAACAGCGTTGGATGATGACCCAAATGCACCAAAAGATGAGAAGGCATCTTCTAATTATCAGAGCAAAGTCACTGACCCATCAGGCGTCAGTAAGTCATTTCTCAAATTTGATACTTAGTTGACTAAAATTCCTATTACTACATGTTACAGTGTCCATAAACTTTGAGAAATTTGAAATAGAGTTGAACTTCTTCCTCCGTGCCAGAATATGATGTTAAAAATGCACACAGTATGCTTTTTATCAGTGCAATTTTAAAACTAttcatatattaaaaaataatttaattttgaaTTATTTATTTTACTCGAGAGTTTTTCATAACCCATATAGTATATATAGCATGGTTAAGACTCTTTTAAGTTTCAATTCCAAATtcctttttttgttcttttttgtaCACCATCATGTTACCTCTATGAGTAATCTCTTTTATTTTCAAGATTGTAGATCTTATTTTTTTATGGAGAATGAGTGACCTTTCGGTTACACTACTGGTATATTCTAATTGAGTTTTAAGTGATATGCAGTGTTACATAACTTTTACATCATCAGGTCATGTTTATCTTTACATAACATATTTTATGTTCAAGATTCTAGATTTCACATTTTGAGAAAATTATTTGTAGGTATACCTTGTATGACCTGATGGAGTAAAATATTATTTTGAACCAAGGATATATAAAATTTGAAATCATTCAAATTAAACTCCTTGAAATTAAATAAGATGTGTGTGTAACAGATAACGAGGAGGCGGGAACTACTCCACTAGTTCAATCATTCGAGAAAATGAATGTAAACGAAGAAACAAAACCAGAGAAAGGAGCAGGGGAAGTCCAAGAGGGAAAGATGAGTACTAAATCAACTGATAGAGGAGTGTCAAAAATGAAGGAATACATAGCGGAGAAATTCAAGCCCCGAGATGAAGATAAGGCACTCTCCGAGGTTATTTCAGGCACACTTTCAGGACAGAAAGATAAAACTGTGGGAAGTACTGCAGAAACAGGAAAGGCACTTTCTGATGTGATTTCAGGTAGCGTGGTAGAATTAATTCATGAAAACATTACCCGTCTGTTTATTACCCGTCCGTTTATTGACCCGCCCATCCCATTTCGCACCTAAAAATAGGTCCAATATGAGACCAAATTGGTCCATGagaatttttttcaaaatatatttaaaaaacttttttttaaaattttttaataTGTTCCATACATAgtcagaataaaaaaaaaaataaggtattACTTTCTCTGTCCCAATTTGTTTGAAACTTTTCTCAAAGCGTTTTCTGTCAAGCTTTTTAATTTTAACCGAGTGTTTGAACATagaataaaatttaaaatatttggAAACTAAAAGCACTATATGCACCCtagataatttaaaatatttaaaatacatataaaaaaatttCGATCAAAGAACAACTCTTGACTCTCGAAAAGTCAAAAGTGTCATACAAATTGGAACGGAAGACGGAGCGTGACTAAATATTTATAAAagaaccccccaaaaaaaaaagggaatgcaAACTTCCACATACATATGAAAAGTAAGCCAGCCGTATTAGCTCATCAACTCGCCTTAACGCACCCTCACTATATAGGTGCGGACTTGCGTACGGTATCACTTGCCTAACAGCTGCCAAAAGCGGAAGCTTCAATGTTGACGGGCTTATTGTCTCCTTTCTTATCAACAAAAAAGGGAAAATAAGAGAGGGATCACTCCTCGGANNNNNNNNNNNNNNNNNNNNNNNNNNNNNNNNNNNNNNNNNNNNNNNNNNNNNNNNNNNNNNNNNNNNNNNNNNNNNNNNNNNNNNNNNNNNNNNNNNNNNNNNNNNNNNNNNNNNNNNNNNNNNNNNNNNNNNNNNNNNNNNNNNNNNNNNNNNNNNNNNNNNNNNNNNNGTAAAAAGTGGGAGGGATTGGTTTGAGTTATGACTAGTTCTTATTCCATTTCGAGTAACTTTTGTGTGGTTCAACAATCTGTCCATTAATTAACTCAGCATATTTTAATCTATTCAAATTCAGCTTAATCCGCTCGTTTGACACCCTTGATTTCAGGAAAACTTTCACAACAAAAAGATAAAACTGGGGGAACTGAAGAAAAAGGGACGGTGAAGAAACCGGAGGAAGTCGCGACGACACAAGCAGGACCTGCTACGGCAACACATGGTGAAGGTGCAGGAAAGGGTATGATGGATAGGGTCAAAGGTGTTGCTGCTAGTTTGTGGCTTCGCAAAGGTGGTGGAAAAGAAGCAGCACAGCAGACTCCTAGTACCCCAGATGGTACTTAATTAGTACTAGTAAATGCTTTTATATGTTTCATCAAAAGCTATTGTATATGTTGGCTGCCTCGTTTCTTTTGTTAGGTGTTCTGCTAAGTTTGAGCAAAACGTGTGTGAATAGATAATGGAGCTTCATGTTTGTTCTAAGACTGAATGGGATCAATTATGTGTATTTCTGTCTTTTTCATGTTTATTTTCGTTGATTATCATTTCATATCCTACGTG
Coding sequences:
- the LOC132626239 gene encoding low-temperature-induced 65 kDa protein-like: MEAQQHRPQGHAYEEVLVDKVGLTTALDDDPNAPKDEKASSNYQSKVTDPSGVNNEEAGTTPLVQSFEKMNVNEETKPEKGAGEVQEGKMSTKSTDRGVSKMKEYIAEKFKPRDEDKALSEVISGTLSGQKDKTVGSTAETGKALSDVISGKLSQQKDKTGGTEEKGTVKKPEEVATTQAGPATATHGEGAGKGMMDRVKGVAASLWLRKGGGKEAAQQTPSTPDGT